From a region of the Acidimicrobiales bacterium genome:
- a CDS encoding DASS family sodium-coupled anion symporter: MGGERARVAAIIAVALLAAIGLAAAAPAEWTGDSRQLEVDYLGDTVISTAVGSQELDFSAALGASASGSVSVSSAEGFAPDATFQVLVTVTDPRHEAQLGDVEVRLVGPGDQTELVPVLSSDGGTFDASRRAPVKAGVLLAVLGLAVVLWITELVPLFVTSLAIPVALAAAQVGPARDVLAPFFDPIIVLFFGGFLMAEAMRRVGLDQMVAVTLVDKAGRGPVRLYLAMLGLAAFLSMWMSNTAAVTVLIPIAMAVSEPLDSPSYRKTLVLGIAYAATIGGVGSAIGTPANPLAITFIERLTGRQISFVEWFAFGLPVVFVLVPVMALYLWRVGRVSVDAGKFSRAADIAASHRVEFGRFTTQQMQVLGVFSLVMVLWLTQSFHEVNTGIVALGGAVVLFVLGLLEPEDVGKISWPTLLTFGGGLTLGSFMVRTGTSDWIVTRLSGVADWPEMLAVALVAMVALGLTTVASNTATAATLIPLAIPLAGLIGAEPVLLVVVIAVASSIDFALVIGTPPTMLAYDTKLFTAREILGKGAPLDAIGIVVLLVAAVPIWTLLGLL, encoded by the coding sequence ATGGGCGGTGAAAGAGCGCGGGTTGCGGCGATCATCGCTGTTGCCTTGTTGGCGGCCATTGGTCTGGCCGCTGCGGCTCCAGCCGAGTGGACCGGCGACTCGCGGCAACTCGAGGTCGACTACCTGGGAGACACCGTGATCTCCACGGCTGTTGGGTCGCAAGAGCTCGACTTCTCGGCGGCATTGGGTGCATCGGCTTCGGGCTCGGTATCGGTCAGCAGCGCCGAGGGGTTTGCGCCCGACGCGACGTTCCAGGTTCTGGTGACGGTGACCGACCCGCGGCACGAAGCGCAGCTGGGCGACGTCGAGGTGCGCCTGGTCGGGCCCGGAGACCAGACCGAGCTGGTGCCCGTGTTGTCCAGCGACGGCGGCACGTTCGACGCATCACGACGCGCGCCGGTGAAGGCCGGGGTGCTTCTGGCGGTTCTGGGGCTTGCGGTGGTGTTGTGGATCACCGAACTGGTTCCGCTGTTCGTCACTTCTCTGGCGATACCGGTAGCCCTTGCTGCCGCACAGGTGGGCCCGGCACGCGACGTGCTTGCGCCGTTCTTCGACCCGATAATCGTGCTGTTCTTCGGCGGGTTCTTGATGGCCGAAGCCATGCGCCGCGTCGGCCTAGACCAGATGGTGGCGGTGACCCTCGTCGACAAGGCGGGCCGCGGGCCTGTTCGGCTGTACCTGGCGATGCTGGGGTTGGCCGCTTTCTTGTCGATGTGGATGTCGAACACCGCGGCGGTGACGGTTCTGATTCCCATCGCCATGGCGGTCAGCGAGCCGCTCGACTCGCCCAGCTATCGCAAGACACTGGTGCTGGGTATCGCCTATGCGGCGACCATCGGCGGTGTCGGCAGCGCAATCGGAACGCCGGCCAACCCGCTGGCTATCACCTTCATCGAGCGGCTGACGGGGCGCCAGATCTCGTTCGTCGAGTGGTTCGCCTTCGGCTTGCCGGTGGTGTTCGTGCTGGTGCCGGTCATGGCGTTGTACCTGTGGAGGGTCGGTCGGGTCAGCGTCGATGCCGGCAAGTTCTCGCGGGCCGCCGACATCGCAGCTTCGCATCGGGTCGAATTCGGCAGGTTTACGACCCAACAGATGCAGGTACTGGGTGTGTTCAGCCTGGTGATGGTGTTGTGGCTGACCCAATCGTTCCATGAGGTGAACACCGGCATCGTCGCCCTGGGCGGTGCAGTCGTGCTGTTTGTTCTGGGTCTGTTGGAGCCTGAAGACGTCGGCAAGATCTCGTGGCCGACGCTGCTGACCTTTGGTGGCGGCCTGACGCTTGGCTCGTTCATGGTCCGCACCGGCACCTCGGACTGGATCGTCACCAGGCTCTCGGGTGTGGCCGACTGGCCTGAGATGTTGGCGGTTGCCCTGGTGGCCATGGTGGCGCTGGGGTTGACCACGGTCGCATCCAACACGGCAACCGCGGCGACTCTGATACCCCTGGCCATTCCCTTGGCCGGACTGATCGGCGCCGAGCCGGTGTTGCTGGTGGTGGTGATCGCCGTGGCATCGTCTATCGACTTTGCGCTGGTGATCGGCACACCACCGACGATGCTGGCCTATGACACAAAGCTGTTCACTGCCCGCGAGATATTGGGCAAGGGTGCACCGCTGGACGCAATCGGCATCGTCGTGCTGTTGGTGGCAGCGGTGCCGATCTGGACCCTGCTAGGCCTGCTCTGA
- a CDS encoding carbohydrate ABC transporter permease: MTALGVDMGADTLGRRIYRKLTSVPSWALWIIVVIWTLPSLSLLINSFRGRQDQINDGVWTIFANPGQFTTENYDIVLNRSGSGGLFDSLISSFAIAIPATIIPISFAAFAAYAFAWIEFKGREWLFIGTISLLAIPLQVALIPLLRTYVNGAHQNLFGRTLTLIPDLDLNTQGSIAVWLTHTGFAMPFAIFLLHNYMTELPAEIFESARLDGASHFTIFWRLVLPLSVPALAAFAIFQFLWTWNDFLIAITMLSGGDPQNLPTTVRIANLAGDFGLNEHLLPAGAFVQAFVPLVVFFSLQRYFVRGLLAGSVKG; the protein is encoded by the coding sequence ATGACGGCGCTAGGTGTTGACATGGGTGCCGACACCCTCGGCAGGCGGATCTACCGCAAGCTCACCTCGGTGCCGTCGTGGGCGCTGTGGATCATCGTGGTCATCTGGACGCTGCCCAGCCTCAGCTTGCTGATCAACTCGTTCCGGGGCCGTCAAGACCAGATCAACGACGGCGTTTGGACGATCTTCGCCAACCCCGGTCAGTTCACCACCGAGAACTACGACATCGTCTTGAACCGCAGCGGATCCGGTGGACTGTTCGATTCGCTGATCAGCTCGTTCGCCATCGCAATTCCGGCCACGATCATCCCGATCTCGTTCGCGGCATTCGCCGCATATGCGTTCGCTTGGATCGAGTTCAAGGGGCGCGAGTGGCTGTTCATCGGCACAATCTCGTTGCTGGCCATACCCCTGCAGGTAGCGCTGATCCCGCTGCTGCGTACCTATGTCAACGGTGCGCACCAGAACCTGTTCGGCCGCACCCTCACGCTGATCCCCGACCTCGACCTCAACACGCAGGGCTCGATAGCGGTTTGGCTGACGCATACGGGGTTCGCCATGCCGTTCGCGATCTTCTTGTTACACAACTACATGACCGAGCTACCGGCCGAGATCTTCGAGTCGGCGCGCCTAGACGGCGCCAGCCATTTCACGATCTTCTGGCGGCTGGTGTTGCCGTTGTCTGTGCCGGCCCTGGCGGCGTTCGCGATCTTCCAGTTCCTGTGGACCTGGAACGACTTCCTGATCGCCATCACCATGCTCAGCGGTGGCGATCCTCAGAACCTCCCCACTACGGTGCGCATCGCCAACCTGGCCGGCGACTTCGGACTGAACGAGCATCTGCTGCCGGCGGGTGCGTTCGTGCAGGCCTTCGTGCCGCTGGTGGTCTTCTTCAGCCTGCAGCGCTACTTCGTCCGCGGCCTGCTGGCCGGCTCGGTCAAGGGCTGA
- a CDS encoding LacI family DNA-binding transcriptional regulator, whose amino-acid sequence MNSNKTVSIEDVARHAGVSTATVSRALRGLANVAPSTRAAVELAARELSYEANPNASRLATGRTMTVGVIAPYFGTWYVSQILTGVESLLRLGQYDLLVSSISRRTGPEEFASQIRSLARRVDGVITIDLYPSAPGRGELERLPVPLVCVGDRIEGRSHSMLDNVAAGRLAAAHLLELGHTRMAMIRGLDNGSPVEAARLAAFGATLNQAGVAFGEDDVYTVEMTTSGGVDAAAQILARDDRPTAVFCVSDEIAFGLLGTMWRKGLVAPDDMAVVGVDGHELAGPLGLTTVHQSVREAGRWAARVLLDAIGDPATEPETRLENPELIVRASTVAET is encoded by the coding sequence ATGAACTCCAACAAGACGGTCTCAATAGAAGACGTGGCCAGACACGCCGGTGTGTCCACGGCCACCGTCAGCCGGGCCCTTCGTGGGCTGGCGAACGTGGCCCCGTCGACGCGCGCAGCGGTCGAACTGGCGGCTCGTGAGCTGTCTTATGAGGCCAACCCAAACGCATCGCGCCTGGCCACCGGCAGAACCATGACCGTGGGCGTCATCGCCCCATACTTCGGCACCTGGTACGTCAGCCAGATCCTGACAGGTGTCGAGTCGCTGCTGCGCCTGGGCCAGTACGACCTGCTGGTGTCTTCGATCAGCAGGCGCACGGGGCCAGAGGAGTTCGCCTCGCAGATACGCAGCCTGGCACGCCGCGTCGACGGTGTCATCACCATCGACCTGTACCCGTCTGCGCCCGGCAGGGGAGAGCTAGAGCGTCTGCCCGTGCCGCTGGTGTGCGTGGGAGACCGCATCGAGGGCCGCAGCCATTCCATGCTCGACAACGTCGCCGCCGGCCGACTCGCCGCCGCGCACCTGCTCGAGCTCGGGCACACCCGGATGGCCATGATCAGAGGTCTCGACAACGGTTCGCCCGTCGAGGCCGCCCGGTTGGCCGCCTTCGGGGCGACGCTCAACCAGGCCGGGGTAGCGTTCGGCGAAGACGATGTGTACACCGTCGAGATGACCACCAGCGGTGGTGTCGATGCCGCGGCCCAGATCTTGGCCCGCGACGACCGGCCGACGGCCGTGTTCTGTGTCTCTGACGAAATAGCCTTCGGCCTTCTAGGCACCATGTGGCGCAAGGGCCTGGTGGCTCCAGACGACATGGCCGTGGTGGGTGTCGATGGCCACGAGCTGGCCGGCCCGCTGGGCCTGACCACCGTTCACCAGAGCGTTCGCGAAGCCGGCCGTTGGGCGGCCAGGGTGTTGCTGGATGCCATCGGCGACCCTGCGACCGAGCCCGAAACCCGCCTCGAGAACCCAGAGCTGATCGTGCGAGCATCCACCGTCGCCGAAACCTGA
- a CDS encoding sugar ABC transporter permease, with amino-acid sequence MGSGTAFNVSNWTNIFTSQLFFVAVALVAAGFIVGMVSGKKRHGINTFERTGSSLASISVGIFLFLFAAFSVLRGTFFNNLWWVLTVTTMSTVLGLTIAVLAERSGRLESLAKSLIFMPMAVSFVGASIVWRLQYQPRDVSRSQTGLLNAGWVELGRLSHSGWPRVLVLLALAGIFALLVRKAMPRVQAGETFGAYVAAGIVVAYLFVELLRRSLGGFRFNTNGDLVPDTVLFIQNQPFNNVFLMIILIWIQTGFAMVILSAAIKAVPEEFIEAAKVDGATESQIFFRIVLPQILPTIGVIVTTLIVLVTKVFDIVKVTTNGNFGTNVLANDMYTESFSFFNQGLGAAIAVFILISVLPVMIMNIRRMQQERSLR; translated from the coding sequence TTGGGATCGGGTACAGCCTTCAATGTCTCCAACTGGACCAACATCTTCACGTCGCAGCTCTTCTTTGTGGCAGTTGCCCTGGTGGCGGCCGGTTTCATCGTGGGCATGGTCTCGGGCAAGAAACGCCACGGCATCAACACCTTCGAACGAACAGGGTCGTCGCTAGCCAGCATTTCGGTAGGAATCTTCTTGTTCCTGTTCGCGGCCTTCTCGGTGCTGCGAGGAACCTTCTTCAACAACCTGTGGTGGGTTCTCACAGTCACCACCATGTCGACGGTGCTCGGCCTGACAATTGCGGTGCTGGCTGAACGGTCCGGACGCCTCGAATCGCTGGCCAAGTCGTTGATCTTCATGCCGATGGCGGTTTCGTTTGTTGGTGCCTCGATCGTGTGGCGCCTCCAGTACCAGCCCCGCGACGTGTCGCGAAGCCAGACCGGCCTCCTCAATGCCGGGTGGGTCGAACTCGGCCGGTTGAGCCACTCAGGGTGGCCCAGAGTGCTGGTGTTGCTGGCGCTTGCGGGCATCTTCGCTCTGCTGGTCCGAAAGGCAATGCCACGGGTACAAGCGGGTGAAACGTTTGGTGCCTATGTCGCAGCCGGCATCGTGGTCGCCTATCTGTTCGTCGAATTGCTGCGGCGCAGCCTCGGCGGCTTCCGCTTCAACACCAACGGTGACCTGGTGCCCGACACGGTGCTGTTCATCCAGAACCAGCCGTTCAACAACGTGTTCCTCATGATCATCTTGATCTGGATCCAGACCGGCTTCGCGATGGTCATCTTGTCCGCAGCCATCAAGGCTGTGCCCGAGGAGTTCATCGAGGCTGCCAAGGTCGACGGCGCCACCGAGAGCCAGATCTTCTTCAGAATCGTTCTGCCTCAGATCCTGCCGACCATCGGCGTCATCGTCACGACCCTCATCGTGTTGGTCACCAAGGTGTTCGACATCGTGAAGGTCACCACCAACGGCAACTTCGGCACCAACGTGCTGGCCAACGACATGTACACCGAATCGTTCAGCTTCTTCAACCAGGGTCTGGGCGCCGCTATTGCGGTGTTCATCCTCATCTCGGTACTGCCCGTGATGATCATGAACATACGACGTATGCAGCAGGAAAGGAGCCTTCGATGA
- a CDS encoding LLM class flavin-dependent oxidoreductase: protein METLKAVPDPKLQSSFEHCRDIVLAADRLGFDNVLLPSGYDLGIDNVAFAGGMAPMLEQINMLLAVRTGEMWLPQLVRQLATLDQMLDGRLTVNWISSDPPGVKMESEPRYRRTTEAMKIVRALMSGESVDFHGEFFDITLDPPSAVRKAGAVCPPFYFGGLSEAARQCAAEGADVYLMWPEPVAAAAELVEDMTRRAAAFGRTLKFGFRVHMIVRETEAEARAAAERLVSKLDDDEGRKIRERSLDAASAGVARQAALREGSDDGYVEDNLWTGIGRARSGCGAAIVGDPDQVLAKIEAYRAVGIDAFIFSGYPHRDEAELFGKYVLPKLDHARFHSHPVPRV from the coding sequence TTGGAGACATTGAAGGCTGTACCCGATCCCAAGCTGCAGAGCTCGTTCGAGCACTGTCGCGACATCGTGTTGGCCGCCGACAGGCTCGGTTTCGACAACGTGTTGCTGCCGTCGGGGTACGACCTGGGTATCGACAACGTGGCCTTCGCCGGGGGCATGGCCCCCATGCTCGAACAGATCAACATGCTGCTGGCCGTGCGCACCGGTGAGATGTGGCTGCCGCAGCTGGTGCGTCAGCTGGCCACCCTGGACCAGATGTTGGACGGGCGCCTCACCGTCAACTGGATCTCGTCTGACCCTCCCGGGGTCAAGATGGAGTCAGAGCCGCGCTACAGGCGCACCACCGAGGCGATGAAGATCGTAAGGGCCCTGATGTCGGGCGAGTCTGTCGACTTCCACGGCGAGTTCTTCGACATCACCCTCGATCCGCCGTCGGCGGTTCGAAAGGCAGGCGCCGTGTGTCCACCGTTCTACTTCGGTGGCCTCAGCGAAGCGGCCAGGCAGTGTGCCGCCGAAGGCGCCGACGTCTACCTGATGTGGCCAGAGCCCGTTGCCGCGGCTGCCGAGCTGGTCGAGGACATGACCCGGCGTGCAGCCGCTTTCGGCCGCACCCTGAAGTTCGGCTTCCGTGTTCACATGATCGTGCGCGAAACCGAAGCCGAGGCCAGAGCTGCAGCCGAACGCCTGGTAAGCAAGCTCGACGACGACGAGGGCCGCAAGATCCGCGAGCGCTCGCTGGACGCCGCCTCGGCCGGGGTCGCCAGGCAGGCTGCGCTGCGCGAGGGCTCAGACGACGGCTATGTCGAAGACAACCTCTGGACCGGCATAGGGCGTGCGCGCTCGGGTTGCGGTGCAGCCATCGTGGGCGACCCCGATCAGGTGCTGGCCAAGATCGAGGCCTACCGAGCCGTCGGCATCGACGCGTTCATCTTCTCGGGATATCCCCACCGAGACGAGGCCGAACTGTTCGGCAAGTACGTGCTGCCCAAGCTCGACCATGCACGCTTCCACTCGCATCCGGTTCCGAGGGTCTGA